A region from the Acidiferrobacter sp. SPIII_3 genome encodes:
- a CDS encoding Hpt domain-containing protein, with amino-acid sequence MPAGGKMVTESSIDLGTLGWVKDEIDETLKQARLALEAFVEHRSDEAKLRLCASYLHQVSGTLKMVEVDALADLVGEAEASVQALLATTEPPREEVLEPLVRALLLFPDILDRVQTRGLGNGLALLGLANELRAGRGAEPLPPQAFFRVDLTPRPPGAVATDDAGFVEAFRQQRPLFQAALLKWLKGVADDDMRRSLPDLVRGWRAHVAFAPLAQCLWVAEAFLRLLIDEPDPRVEDKKLVSRLDQLLKRFAEGQDRGGSRGACERLTRDMLFVLREGASSDPAIMAVREAFDLATPAHDEPVEASMAALRSIASALSEEIAQAQSLLSRCFDPQDTTGDANGQLVLLLDKMAKTFATLEVAPLGTLASAIAEACRGLADGRLQKSGAVAMALAQGLLQIESAAREIPYGASGWRLGIDERTRALANLASLPDTSGMEVSEAPLSAQDRRQLVGAVSSEIRANLARIEEAFLAFAASPRDREGLAEVPALAAQVEAAFRVLEEEPAGDLARALHGALNRLAQGNLAPGGAFAEALAAAVAGLEAHVNGLERGRPLREAELADLARPLNEIMREEPSRGAVPAQADAHQAPGLTAPRLAIDPEILPVFLEDAHQAVAQLDEALSAWRAELSDENAVTVARRAFHTLKGSGRMVEAGEIAELSYDAETLLNKIRARERAVTPAALTWVARAHEVVRDWVVAVEQGRGLPEMAVIRDALQALAAGREPFPATPVPDTAAAAITLPAEDDGVVVLSSEDAACGDEVLVSDDGGSDGVAHTVSLPHASPLFADPLLRDIFVAETRDHLRVLDAVLADGPDHLVSADLLRAVHTMQGSARSVALLAMADSCAGLERYLQAREIDQKPLGTEAADLLRRLAVAIEGVLAALGDNADPDAPFAALGERLDALTREGLPPPGLTWWQKNLAIQEGVREAVPGEFDGQGLPEGMVASAAPGERSGGAAETLEPVNPAASPGADAPREAIDPELRAIFRDEARDLLDGLEAALVQWREYRDRDDLLDSLKRVLHTLKGGARMCGAELMGDVAHATEDLLRRVEDGQQPRDDRLFALLDAAAEHLGGLYNAFVAGHDVFGEDITRALMASLSEENPPDEGFAAPPPVPAPVVSPVATTVASPALNDPAEDLFKAEAASQVRVRTALLDRLVAYAGEVSIARARMEQQIFSLKGHLAELNGNVKRFRDQVRELEIQAESQIVSRARIDEGNVAQDFDPLEFDRYSRLQHLSRGLTENLHDLITVHGTLDAVASQAEAVLQQQARVNTELQEGLMRTRMVRFATQAHRLRQIVRQTARELNKRAELILAAADVELDRHLLERMIGPFEHMIRNAIDHGLETAAERERLGKHPVGTITIQAAQESGEIVIRVSDDGAGLNVERIRAKAIERKLVPAAALVSDEQVMQFILLPGFSTAARITHLSGRGVGMDVVHSEVKKLGGAISVDTQAGRGTTFVIRLPLTLSITQALMVGCGDQMFAIPLAAIVNIVEAPAGAVMEALAGDRPSLRYGGRDYPFMDLGARLGIPRGGVWPRKLPVLLLRLDTREVAVGVDSLFGTREIVVKSLGPQLGEIRGLFGATIMGDGRVLLILDIPALWNEAEGLRVNAMPAEAPAVKRPYVLVVDDSLTVRKVTTRFLQKQGYDAATAKDGIEALEQLRDRIPDVMLVDIEMPRMDGYELTARVRADTRLRHVPIVMITSRSGHKHREHAMALGVDVYLGKPYQEEDLRQEIEGLLRRGHS; translated from the coding sequence ATGCCGGCCGGGGGTAAGATGGTCACCGAAAGCAGTATCGATCTCGGGACGCTGGGATGGGTCAAAGACGAGATAGATGAGACCCTGAAGCAGGCGCGGCTTGCGCTCGAGGCCTTCGTGGAGCACCGCTCCGACGAGGCCAAGCTCAGGCTCTGCGCGAGCTACCTCCATCAGGTCAGCGGCACCCTGAAGATGGTCGAGGTCGACGCCCTGGCAGATCTCGTGGGCGAGGCGGAGGCCTCGGTGCAGGCCCTGCTGGCCACGACCGAACCGCCCCGCGAGGAGGTCCTGGAGCCGCTGGTGCGCGCCCTGCTGCTGTTCCCGGATATTCTCGACCGGGTTCAAACCCGCGGCCTGGGCAACGGCCTTGCCCTGCTTGGGCTCGCCAACGAATTGCGTGCCGGCCGCGGCGCCGAGCCGCTGCCGCCGCAGGCCTTTTTCCGGGTGGACCTCACCCCGCGACCGCCAGGGGCGGTGGCTACCGACGACGCGGGATTCGTCGAGGCCTTTCGTCAACAGCGCCCGCTGTTTCAAGCGGCGCTGTTGAAGTGGCTGAAGGGTGTCGCCGATGATGACATGCGGCGCAGCCTGCCGGACCTCGTGCGCGGCTGGCGGGCGCACGTCGCGTTCGCGCCCCTCGCCCAGTGTCTGTGGGTGGCCGAGGCGTTTCTGCGGCTTTTGATCGATGAACCCGATCCGCGCGTCGAGGACAAGAAGCTTGTCTCGCGCCTCGATCAGTTGCTCAAGCGTTTTGCCGAGGGCCAGGACCGGGGTGGCAGCCGTGGCGCCTGTGAACGATTGACGCGCGACATGCTGTTTGTGCTGCGTGAGGGTGCATCGTCCGATCCCGCGATCATGGCTGTCCGCGAGGCCTTCGATCTCGCGACACCGGCCCATGATGAACCCGTCGAGGCCTCCATGGCCGCGCTGCGGTCGATTGCCAGCGCGCTCAGTGAGGAGATCGCGCAGGCCCAGTCGCTGCTGTCGCGTTGCTTCGACCCGCAGGACACGACAGGCGATGCCAATGGCCAGCTGGTGCTGCTGCTCGACAAGATGGCCAAGACCTTCGCGACCCTCGAGGTCGCGCCGTTAGGCACGCTTGCCTCGGCGATCGCCGAGGCCTGCCGGGGGCTTGCCGACGGGCGTCTCCAAAAGTCAGGGGCCGTGGCCATGGCCCTGGCGCAGGGGCTTTTGCAGATCGAGAGCGCGGCGCGCGAAATCCCCTACGGCGCCTCCGGCTGGCGCCTGGGTATCGACGAGCGGACTCGGGCGTTGGCGAATCTCGCATCACTGCCGGATACGAGCGGCATGGAGGTCTCCGAGGCGCCCTTGTCGGCGCAGGACAGGCGGCAACTGGTGGGGGCGGTGTCCAGCGAGATCCGCGCCAACCTCGCGCGTATCGAGGAGGCCTTCCTGGCGTTTGCCGCCTCCCCGCGGGATCGCGAGGGATTGGCGGAGGTGCCGGCCCTGGCGGCGCAGGTCGAGGCGGCCTTCCGGGTGCTGGAGGAGGAGCCCGCCGGTGATCTGGCGCGCGCCCTCCATGGCGCCCTGAACCGTCTGGCGCAGGGCAATCTGGCCCCGGGGGGGGCCTTCGCCGAGGCCCTGGCCGCCGCGGTCGCCGGTCTCGAGGCCCACGTGAATGGACTGGAGCGCGGCCGCCCCTTGCGCGAAGCCGAGCTTGCCGATCTGGCGCGACCCTTGAACGAAATCATGCGCGAAGAGCCCTCTCGCGGGGCCGTACCGGCTCAGGCGGACGCGCATCAGGCGCCGGGGCTGACGGCGCCACGGCTCGCCATAGACCCCGAGATCCTGCCGGTGTTTCTCGAAGACGCGCATCAGGCGGTAGCGCAGCTCGATGAGGCGTTGTCGGCGTGGCGCGCCGAACTGTCCGATGAAAATGCCGTGACCGTCGCGCGCCGCGCGTTTCACACCCTGAAGGGCAGCGGGCGCATGGTGGAGGCCGGCGAGATCGCTGAACTCTCCTACGATGCCGAGACGCTTTTGAACAAGATCCGCGCCCGCGAGCGCGCCGTCACCCCGGCCGCGCTCACCTGGGTGGCGCGCGCCCATGAGGTGGTGCGGGATTGGGTGGTGGCCGTGGAGCAGGGCCGAGGACTCCCGGAGATGGCTGTCATTCGCGATGCCCTGCAGGCCTTGGCGGCGGGGCGCGAGCCATTCCCGGCAACGCCCGTGCCCGACACGGCCGCGGCCGCCATCACCCTGCCGGCCGAGGACGATGGGGTGGTGGTGCTGTCCAGCGAGGATGCGGCCTGCGGTGACGAGGTCTTGGTCTCGGATGACGGAGGGTCTGATGGCGTCGCACACACCGTCTCGTTGCCCCACGCTTCACCGCTTTTTGCCGATCCCTTGCTGCGCGATATCTTCGTGGCCGAGACGCGCGACCACCTGCGCGTGCTGGACGCCGTGCTCGCCGATGGCCCTGATCACCTGGTGTCAGCCGATCTGTTACGCGCCGTGCATACGATGCAGGGAAGCGCGCGTTCCGTGGCGCTGCTGGCCATGGCCGATTCATGCGCCGGCCTGGAGCGTTACCTTCAGGCCCGCGAGATCGATCAAAAACCGCTCGGGACCGAGGCCGCCGATCTCTTGCGGCGTCTGGCGGTCGCGATCGAGGGCGTGCTCGCCGCCCTTGGCGACAACGCCGATCCGGACGCGCCGTTCGCGGCCCTTGGGGAACGTCTGGACGCGCTTACCCGGGAGGGTCTGCCGCCCCCCGGACTCACCTGGTGGCAAAAGAATCTGGCGATACAGGAGGGGGTGCGCGAGGCCGTGCCCGGTGAGTTCGATGGGCAGGGTCTGCCCGAGGGCATGGTCGCGAGCGCGGCCCCCGGGGAACGGTCCGGTGGTGCAGCCGAGACCCTTGAGCCCGTGAATCCGGCGGCCTCGCCCGGAGCGGATGCGCCACGCGAGGCGATCGACCCCGAGCTGCGCGCCATTTTCCGCGATGAGGCGCGTGATCTCCTGGATGGTCTGGAGGCCGCGCTCGTCCAATGGCGGGAGTACCGGGATCGCGACGACCTGCTCGATTCGCTAAAGCGGGTCCTGCACACCTTGAAGGGCGGCGCGCGCATGTGCGGGGCCGAGCTCATGGGCGATGTGGCGCATGCAACAGAAGACCTGCTGCGCCGAGTCGAGGACGGTCAGCAGCCACGCGACGACCGGCTGTTCGCTTTGTTGGATGCGGCGGCCGAGCATCTGGGCGGACTCTATAACGCCTTCGTAGCGGGTCATGATGTCTTTGGCGAGGACATCACGCGGGCCTTGATGGCGAGCTTATCGGAGGAAAATCCACCCGATGAGGGATTTGCCGCGCCGCCGCCGGTTCCGGCACCCGTGGTGTCGCCCGTCGCCACGACCGTGGCATCGCCGGCGCTGAACGACCCCGCCGAGGATCTCTTCAAGGCCGAGGCCGCAAGCCAGGTGCGCGTGCGCACGGCGCTTCTCGACCGGCTGGTGGCCTATGCCGGAGAGGTCAGTATCGCGCGCGCCCGCATGGAGCAGCAGATCTTCAGCCTGAAAGGGCATCTGGCGGAGCTAAACGGCAACGTCAAGCGTTTCCGGGACCAGGTCCGTGAACTCGAGATCCAGGCCGAGTCCCAGATCGTGTCGCGCGCACGCATCGACGAGGGCAATGTCGCCCAGGATTTCGATCCCTTGGAGTTCGATCGCTACTCGCGACTCCAGCATCTGTCGCGAGGCCTGACCGAGAACCTGCACGATTTGATCACTGTGCACGGCACGCTCGATGCCGTGGCGAGTCAGGCGGAGGCCGTCCTCCAGCAGCAGGCGCGTGTGAATACCGAGCTTCAAGAGGGTCTGATGCGTACGCGCATGGTGCGCTTCGCCACCCAGGCCCACAGATTACGACAGATCGTCCGGCAGACCGCGCGCGAACTCAATAAGCGCGCCGAACTTATTCTGGCCGCCGCCGATGTCGAGCTCGACCGCCACCTATTGGAGCGCATGATAGGTCCGTTCGAGCACATGATCCGCAATGCCATCGACCACGGGCTGGAGACGGCCGCCGAACGGGAACGTCTCGGAAAGCACCCGGTGGGCACCATTACCATACAGGCCGCGCAGGAGAGCGGAGAGATCGTGATCCGGGTGTCGGATGACGGCGCCGGGCTCAATGTCGAGCGGATACGCGCCAAGGCCATCGAGCGCAAGCTCGTGCCGGCGGCGGCGCTGGTCAGTGATGAGCAGGTCATGCAGTTCATCCTGCTGCCGGGTTTCTCGACCGCCGCAAGGATCACCCACTTGTCCGGCCGCGGCGTTGGCATGGATGTCGTGCATAGTGAGGTCAAGAAGTTGGGAGGCGCGATCAGCGTCGACACCCAGGCGGGCCGTGGAACGACCTTCGTCATCCGATTGCCGCTTACGCTGTCGATCACCCAGGCGCTGATGGTGGGGTGCGGCGATCAGATGTTCGCAATCCCGCTCGCGGCGATCGTCAATATCGTGGAGGCGCCGGCCGGGGCGGTCATGGAGGCGCTGGCCGGCGACCGCCCGAGTCTGCGCTACGGGGGCCGGGACTACCCGTTCATGGATCTCGGGGCGCGCCTTGGTATCCCCCGCGGAGGCGTCTGGCCGCGCAAGCTGCCGGTCCTGTTGCTGCGACTTGATACGCGGGAGGTGGCGGTCGGGGTGGACAGCCTGTTTGGGACCCGCGAGATCGTGGTCAAGTCCCTCGGCCCGCAATTGGGCGAGATCCGTGGGCTTTTCGGGGCGACCATCATGGGGGATGGGCGCGTACTGCTGATCCTCGACATCCCGGCGCTATGGAACGAAGCCGAGGGCCTGCGTGTCAACGCGATGCCTGCCGAGGCGCCGGCCGTGAAACGACCGTACGTCCTGGTGGTCGATGATTCCCTGACCGTGCGCAAAGTCACGACCCGCTTTCTGCAAAAGCAGGGTTACGATGCCGCCACCGCCAAGGACGGGATCGAGGCCCTGGAACAGCTGCGTGATCGTATCCCGGATGTCATGCTCGTGGATATCGAGATGCCGCGCATGGACGGCTACGAGCTCACGGCGCGGGTACGCGCCGATACGCGTCTGCGCCATGTCCCCATCGTCATGATCACATCGCGCTCGGGGCACAAGCACCGTGAACATGCCATGGCGCTCGGGGTCGATGTCTATCTCGGGAAGCCGTACCAGGAGGAGGATCTGCGCCAGGAGATCGAGGGATTGTTGCGGCGGGGCCATTCATGA
- a CDS encoding methyl-accepting chemotaxis protein: MVARLSKKKGVVLDQPTEELASLGGGQGERFVEVQPASKKRAKAERGKKGSRAGRSMTGVSVLLLLMVVSLVGVAILFGSEAQQANRDSKYIEQSDQLLMLSQRIAKDAAAATLGEESAFSDLKRSRADYQNIIDSLKDGNVSLGIPPSPMMVRPALMALNTTWLGVRHHVDQIVKQEEPALMMHDYVATVNQTAPMLLALWDEIVTRGMRAHMSPQLIYLAARQGMLSQRITMEVNLFAEGGSAAAVAAAEFGEDTKLFKQTQTQLGPELPAVTHAKFARAVRTFAAMDESVQGILADAAPLFVAQRAGSVIFHTSNKLLAQSRALVRGYMALSHKRRFEKYAGYALAGLSLLFLLLLGRKLVGDERVRARQSANQNRETQDAILKLLDEMGDLADGDLTIQPQVTEQITGAIADSINYAVKEMRNVVYRINTTAQEVASASNRSRRTAAELNDAATRQAAQILATTERIRTMAKSMDDMSQSAGRSAEVAQGSVLTAKRGAEAVQNTIKGMDEMREQIQETAKRIKRLGESSQQIGEIVELINDIAEQTNILSLNAAIQAAMAGDAGRGFAVVADEVQRLAERSGAATKQIADLVKTIQADTNEAVSSMEKATNGVVEGTRLADAAGQALGQIESVSEQLSGLIVRIAKDARTQSEAATTVSTSMTEIQEATATTSAGTQQTAESIAKLSDLVGELQASVAGFKLPA, from the coding sequence ATGGTGGCGAGACTATCCAAAAAGAAGGGGGTCGTTTTGGATCAGCCGACCGAAGAGCTGGCGTCCTTGGGCGGCGGGCAAGGTGAACGGTTCGTCGAGGTGCAGCCGGCATCCAAAAAACGCGCCAAGGCCGAGCGCGGCAAGAAGGGATCACGCGCCGGCCGCAGCATGACCGGCGTCTCGGTGCTGCTTTTGTTGATGGTCGTGTCGCTCGTCGGGGTCGCGATCTTGTTCGGCTCGGAGGCCCAGCAGGCCAATCGCGACTCGAAGTATATCGAGCAGTCCGACCAGCTGCTCATGCTGTCGCAGCGTATCGCGAAGGATGCGGCGGCGGCGACGCTCGGCGAGGAAAGCGCGTTTAGCGACCTCAAGCGCTCGCGCGCCGACTACCAGAACATCATCGACAGCCTGAAGGATGGTAACGTAAGCCTCGGCATACCGCCCAGCCCGATGATGGTTCGGCCGGCGCTCATGGCGCTCAACACCACCTGGCTCGGCGTGCGTCATCATGTCGATCAGATCGTAAAGCAGGAAGAGCCGGCGCTCATGATGCACGACTATGTGGCGACGGTGAATCAGACCGCACCCATGTTGCTTGCCTTATGGGACGAGATCGTGACGCGCGGCATGCGTGCCCACATGTCGCCTCAACTGATCTATCTCGCGGCGCGCCAAGGCATGCTGAGCCAGCGCATCACGATGGAGGTGAACCTGTTCGCCGAAGGCGGCAGCGCGGCGGCCGTGGCGGCCGCGGAATTCGGTGAGGACACGAAGCTCTTCAAGCAGACCCAGACGCAATTGGGACCGGAACTCCCGGCGGTCACGCACGCCAAGTTCGCGCGCGCCGTGCGGACCTTCGCGGCCATGGATGAGAGCGTGCAAGGCATTCTGGCCGATGCCGCTCCGTTGTTCGTCGCGCAGCGCGCGGGTTCTGTGATCTTCCATACCAGCAACAAGTTGCTCGCACAAAGCCGCGCTCTCGTGAGGGGTTACATGGCGCTTTCGCATAAGCGCCGGTTCGAGAAGTACGCCGGTTACGCCCTGGCGGGGTTGTCACTCCTTTTCCTTTTGTTGCTCGGGCGCAAGCTCGTCGGCGACGAGCGGGTGCGCGCGCGCCAGAGCGCCAACCAGAACCGCGAGACGCAGGACGCGATCCTGAAGCTGCTTGATGAGATGGGCGACCTCGCCGACGGCGACCTGACCATCCAACCGCAGGTCACCGAGCAGATCACGGGCGCCATCGCCGACTCCATCAACTATGCCGTGAAGGAGATGCGCAACGTCGTGTACCGCATCAATACCACGGCGCAGGAGGTGGCGAGCGCCTCGAACCGCAGCCGCCGGACGGCGGCCGAGCTGAATGACGCCGCCACGCGTCAGGCCGCGCAGATCCTGGCGACCACCGAGCGCATCCGCACGATGGCAAAGTCCATGGACGATATGTCGCAGAGCGCCGGACGGTCCGCGGAGGTGGCGCAGGGTTCGGTGTTGACGGCCAAACGCGGTGCCGAAGCCGTGCAGAACACGATCAAGGGCATGGACGAGATGCGCGAGCAGATCCAGGAAACCGCCAAGCGCATCAAGCGTCTCGGCGAGAGCTCGCAGCAGATCGGGGAAATCGTGGAGCTCATCAACGACATTGCCGAGCAGACCAACATCCTGTCGCTGAACGCCGCCATTCAGGCGGCCATGGCCGGAGACGCCGGGCGCGGCTTCGCGGTGGTCGCAGATGAAGTGCAAAGGCTTGCGGAGCGCTCGGGGGCGGCGACCAAGCAGATCGCGGATCTCGTGAAGACCATTCAGGCCGATACCAACGAGGCCGTAAGTTCCATGGAGAAGGCCACGAATGGCGTGGTCGAGGGTACGCGCCTTGCGGATGCCGCGGGCCAGGCGCTCGGCCAGATCGAGTCGGTGTCGGAGCAATTGTCGGGGCTTATCGTGCGCATCGCCAAGGACGCGCGCACACAGTCCGAGGCGGCGACAACCGTCTCGACCAGCATGACCGAGATCCAGGAGGCGACGGCGACCACGTCGGCGGGGACTCAACAGACCGCCGAGTCCATCGCCAAGCTCTCCGATCTCGTGGGCGAACTGCAGGCATCGGTTGCGGGCTTCAAGCTGCCGGCTTGA